TATTCATTAAACTTTCTATTTCTTTCACAGGATTGTCCAAATCAATACCTCTACGGTTATAATATCTCAAATTTCTATATATATTATATGAAGCTGATTTCAATATCTCTTTGGCTATCCTTACTCTTTCCTCTTGATCATCGTATTTTTTCACTTGATTTACCAGCAAATAGCCACTTATATTGCTTTCTCTAGGATAAAAGCTACCACTATAAAAGCCATAATAGTTAAATATATGCATTGTTATCTTCTGTTGAGATAAAAAATTTAGCAGCTTAGTATTCATCTGTACTTCTCCAAATAGGTAAATCTCTTCTGTGACTTCAGCCTTTAAATTTTTCTTTTCTCCTTCTAAGGTTGTTATAATAATGTTATTATCTTTTCTTTTTAAATCACCATCTTTAAAAATATAAAAAGTCTCTCCCATATCCGCCTCCTATATGTAGCAAAGTTCATAGTAAGCACAATTTTTACATATAGCTTTTTTATTGATTGCTGGTGGTAATTTTGATGACCTTATTTTGTCTATCTCCTCCAGAACCTTTTGCAGTTCTTCTTCATCTTGTTTGTCCAAAAATACGTCTTCTCTTTTTCTTAAAAGCGGATAATCTAATATACCTTTTTCTATATCCACACCTTTTTGTTTTAATAGCCATATGTAATATTTTAGCTGCCATTTAGATGCTTCCTCTATTTTTCTTGATTTTTTCACTTCGTGAATAACTTTCCAATCTTTTAGAAAATCTATATTGATGTTTTCATCGATTAGAATATTTTTCTTTTCTCTTTTGTAGGATGTTTCATCTATTAATTTTCCCATGCTTACTAAGTCACTACCTTGTTCCATATTAAGATCATTCATAAAAAACCATAGTTTTCTATCACAAATGAAATAATAATAAATCATAACACCAGTTACTTTTTTCATATTTACCACCCTGCCTAATAGAACAATTTTCTATATAAAGTAATCTATAGAATCTTCTTTAAACCTGTCTTTTTCAATATACTCTACTCCAATTCTACTTGAATACTTACAGTTCAATATGGGAATGGTTTCATACCTGTTCAGTTTTATACTTTTTATAAGATTTTCTTTAGTTTTATGATAGGGAACACTTAAAGTAAAATCCATCAATTTACTTCGAGCTATGACTTTTTTGCCTTTCAGTTCCCCTCTTTCCTTCTTGCTCATGGCTTTATCATATTCTTTCGATAAAATATCAATATAACTACTAATTACTTCGAGATTTTTATTATATACCTCTTTTGGAATAACTGTCATAGAATTAATGTTTCTAAATATTTTTTTCACTTCATTTTTACACTTTTCATGATCCTCTATACTTTTTACATAATCGATATTCGCCTTTATTAGTTTATAATATTTAGTATTCTTTAAGTTTTCAGTAGTATAGAGGTTGCTTACTAGCTTCATCTTGTCTTCTTCTTTTAGTTGACCATCTATATTTCTTAAAGCTTCTTTCGATAGCTGAAAAATATCTTTATCTATAACATAGCCAACACCACTACACTCCTTGTCCCCTCCATCAAAAACATAACAATTATATCCACTTTCATTAAATTGTCTACTTCTATAGCATCTTCCCATCCTCTGAAAAAGCCCATTTAAGTCCGACAACTCTGTAATTAGTATATCAAAGTCAATATCTAGCGATGCCTCCACCACTTGAGTAGTTACCCATATACCATATTCACTTGAGTCTTTGTTTCCTATACTTAGTATGTTATGTTCTTTTTCTTTACGATCTTTTTTTATAAAATTACTATGGAACAAATTTACACATTCAACCTTGTGTTGAATTTTTAGGTTTTTATATACCCGCTGTGCTTCTTTTACAGTATTACAAATAACTAATACTTTATTTTTATTATATAAATTTATAATATAGTCTGTATTCATCTGTTCCCTTATGATTTTTACACTATGTCTTACTCTATCATTATTTGTGAAGGTTTTGGGAGGAATAAAATCTATCCCCTCTTCCTTTAATAAATCAATCACTAAGTTGGGTAATGTGGCTGTTAATATAGCAAACTTTCCACCAATTTTGGTAATATAGGATAAACCAATAATTAAGTATGCCAATAAATCAGAAGAGTACATTTGAACCTCATCAATTACAGTTTTTGAATAAGCTAAAGTAGCAAGCTTTGATTCAAATCCTCTATACCTATACACAAAGTCAAACACTTGATCTAAAGTACAAATTGTAAGAGGGAGAGATAGTTGTTTTGTTTTATTGTAGTATTCATCAATATCTACTTCTTCCAAATCCTTATTTAAATATTCACTGTAAGTATCAGAATGCAGCAAACCTACTTTATCTTCATAACCCTCTTTAATAATTTTTCCTGCTACTCTATCGTACATTGCATTTATAGCTGTTTTTAATGGAAGCGTAAAAAAACCTTTCTGATCTCCTATCCATTGAAGTCCTGCTTCTGTTTTTCCCATACCGGTTTCTGCTATAGCAATGATATTATCTTCTTTATGAGATAACATGTGTTTTTGTAAGTCATTCCAAGTCGCATGGATATCTTTTTCTTGCCATTCTTCCATTAGATTACTTAAACTCTTCATCAGAAAGTCATTTGGCTTTTCAACATCTATATCTCCACTGGCAGCGTAATCAATTCTATTTAATAAACCCTTCACTAAAATATAATTGAAAAACATTTTTTCATTATCTTTTTGGTATATTCTGTCCTTGGCAAAATATTTGGCTCCTAGCTTCTTAACTTGAATATCCTTAATCTTTTCATACATGAAGTTCTCTGCTTCTTTTTCAATAAGTTTTATTTCTTCTTTTAGTTGATGATTATCAAAATTAAATTCTCTTTCATGATGATATGCTACAGCATGTGCTAAAATTTTTATTTCATCATCATTAAATCCTCTATCTTTTAATGCTTTTGCATTTATAAAAGCCAAGCTTAAAATTCCATGAGGTATTTCACCTTCTATTTTTTCTTGACTCTCAATCTTTTGTTGAAATTTAATATTCATCTTTCCAAGATCATGATATAAGCATGCTAGGTATAATATATCCCAATTTATTTCTAAATTAGGATATATGGATTTTAAAATATTATAATTCTTTAGTAAATGATCTGTATGTTGTTGAATTGTTTCCTGCGGATTTGATTTAGCTAAATATCTATTCACATTTTCCCTCCTTTGAGGTTATTCAAGAAGCAAAAACAATATTCTCATCTTCATCTATTAATATAGTTTCATATTCACTGGCAATAATGTTAGAGGTGTACAAAACATCTACTTTATTCCATTTCCTAAAAACTTTAGGTGCTTTTTTAGTTCCATAGTTTACTAACTCATAGTTTTTATTTAATTTATACTTTGTACCTCTACTCCTAATACCAGCATCTGGTCCACTTAATATGATAGCTCCACTATCAATTAATTTTAACGGTATATAGGCTGTATAATTTTCTTCTAACTCAATATCCTCTTCTAATTCTTTTTCTAAAACATCTACTACTTTTACTTCTTGGATAACAACTAAATCTTCTCTTCTTCCTAGTGAAGGATATTCTCTAGGATACAGCAAAGCACTTTCTATCTCAGCAATTAATCTTTGATCATATGGAATGATATGAATTAAAAGCTCTACATCAACCAAAAGCTCCGTTGTAGCAACACCTCTGCTGATGCCAAATTCTTCAACCTTTATTTGGTGTCTAGCACCATCGAATGTCATTCCACTCTTAAACTCATACCTTGTGAATAAATCGTTCACTTTAGAGAAGTATTTACCTTGAACACTGATATCCATCTCTTTATACTCCTTATAATCACACAAAGTATGCACCATTCCTATAACAGTAGAGTATGGTGGTAAGGGATAGCTTTCCTTTAACTGAAAACTTGTAGGTTTTTTATAGTTGGTCATTTCCTGGTATAGTTTTAATCTAATAGCCTTCATAGTAATCCTTTACCTTTCCTTTTAAAGTCTCAAAAAGTTTTGGCATCGATTGAGGATTTAACCTTTCTTTGATTTCTTTATCATTTTCAAATTTACCTTCAATTAACCCACAATAAGTATCTTTTTTAATATTTTCAAATAATACGCCTTCTATCTGTTCAACAATTAACCGCTGGTCTTTTACATCCAAAACATTTTGAAATATTGGATTTTTAATATCATATACTCCACCTATAGCAAATAGAGGTTTTAGATCTTCTCTCCTCCCCCTTATATCTCTATACAATAATGCGATTGTGTCTAACAATTTGTGAACCCTTCTTGCTTTTTCTGTATTATCTATTTCTATCTCATATTCTTCATCGATGCCTATTTGCTCTAAATCCACAGTTACAGTATATCGATAGTAAGACTTATGTATCTCAGCTTGTGCTATGTTCATATTTTCCTTTATTCTATCTGCTAGTCCTTTGTTGGTTAAGAAGTCTAAATCTCCTTTAAAGGTTTCTAAAGATATTGCGTTTGAAAGTCTTACCTTAGCTGATCTCTTCTTTCCTCCTGTCCCCTTCATGGTTTTAAGATAGCCAAAAAAATCTACTTCTGGATAGTCTTTTATGGTTGCATCTGGATGGAATTGTATTACTTTTTTATCGCCACTACCCTCTGCCCTTACTTCTGCACAAGCTTCTCCAAGTTGTTCAACGATGTTATACCTAATGGCTTGTCTTGCTATATAGGTATACTGCTCGCCTTTTCCTCTAGCTACCTTTTTCAATGAAGCTACATTCCCCACAGATTCTCCATAATTTGCACTTTCTGCTTCAAAAACCATAGATAGTGTTAATCCTTTTGGTTTCATATCATTTTTCATTATTCATCTCCCCCGTTCTTTTTAGTACTCTCTTTCCCTTCTATTAATCCTGTAACAAAAGCGTACCCAATAGTTTTATATTTTTCATCGTCTTTTAAAGCTTCTAAAAATATACTAGGTACTGTCTTTTGTGAATATAAATAACAATTTAATAGAGTATCCATAAACATATCTTTATTATTAGTTTTTAAAGCATTAAGCAATCTATAGGAAATCCCATTTAATTTGTCCTGTGCTCCTTTCTCTTTGTATTGCTCCCTCAAATAATACCCTGAGATATTGGCATTTTTTATAATATCTTTATCTGTGTTTTTCATATAATCCATTCCCTCCAAACATCTAAAATTTATATTTAATATACTGACTAGTTGTGAAGTATTGAATCTACAGTCTTTAGGATTAGATAGTTTGTACACTAGAAGCTTTTGTATAAGTGTAAATAAATTATGATTATTTAAAATTCTGTTGATCACAAGCTCATAAATATTAAAATAAGTATTTATTTCCTTAAATCCACTATGGATTATATTATTTAAATCATTTTGAGATTGTCTTATTATGCACAA
The sequence above is drawn from the Clostridium formicaceticum genome and encodes:
- the cas4 gene encoding CRISPR-associated protein Cas4; the protein is MKKVTGVMIYYYFICDRKLWFFMNDLNMEQGSDLVSMGKLIDETSYKREKKNILIDENINIDFLKDWKVIHEVKKSRKIEEASKWQLKYYIWLLKQKGVDIEKGILDYPLLRKREDVFLDKQDEEELQKVLEEIDKIRSSKLPPAINKKAICKNCAYYELCYI
- a CDS encoding CRISPR-associated helicase/endonuclease Cas3, which encodes MNRYLAKSNPQETIQQHTDHLLKNYNILKSIYPNLEINWDILYLACLYHDLGKMNIKFQQKIESQEKIEGEIPHGILSLAFINAKALKDRGFNDDEIKILAHAVAYHHEREFNFDNHQLKEEIKLIEKEAENFMYEKIKDIQVKKLGAKYFAKDRIYQKDNEKMFFNYILVKGLLNRIDYAASGDIDVEKPNDFLMKSLSNLMEEWQEKDIHATWNDLQKHMLSHKEDNIIAIAETGMGKTEAGLQWIGDQKGFFTLPLKTAINAMYDRVAGKIIKEGYEDKVGLLHSDTYSEYLNKDLEEVDIDEYYNKTKQLSLPLTICTLDQVFDFVYRYRGFESKLATLAYSKTVIDEVQMYSSDLLAYLIIGLSYITKIGGKFAILTATLPNLVIDLLKEEGIDFIPPKTFTNNDRVRHSVKIIREQMNTDYIINLYNKNKVLVICNTVKEAQRVYKNLKIQHKVECVNLFHSNFIKKDRKEKEHNILSIGNKDSSEYGIWVTTQVVEASLDIDFDILITELSDLNGLFQRMGRCYRSRQFNESGYNCYVFDGGDKECSGVGYVIDKDIFQLSKEALRNIDGQLKEEDKMKLVSNLYTTENLKNTKYYKLIKANIDYVKSIEDHEKCKNEVKKIFRNINSMTVIPKEVYNKNLEVISSYIDILSKEYDKAMSKKERGELKGKKVIARSKLMDFTLSVPYHKTKENLIKSIKLNRYETIPILNCKYSSRIGVEYIEKDRFKEDSIDYFI
- the cas5b gene encoding type I-B CRISPR-associated protein Cas5b; the protein is MKAIRLKLYQEMTNYKKPTSFQLKESYPLPPYSTVIGMVHTLCDYKEYKEMDISVQGKYFSKVNDLFTRYEFKSGMTFDGARHQIKVEEFGISRGVATTELLVDVELLIHIIPYDQRLIAEIESALLYPREYPSLGRREDLVVIQEVKVVDVLEKELEEDIELEENYTAYIPLKLIDSGAIILSGPDAGIRSRGTKYKLNKNYELVNYGTKKAPKVFRKWNKVDVLYTSNIIASEYETILIDEDENIVFAS
- the cas7i gene encoding type I-B CRISPR-associated protein Cas7/Cst2/DevR, whose amino-acid sequence is MKNDMKPKGLTLSMVFEAESANYGESVGNVASLKKVARGKGEQYTYIARQAIRYNIVEQLGEACAEVRAEGSGDKKVIQFHPDATIKDYPEVDFFGYLKTMKGTGGKKRSAKVRLSNAISLETFKGDLDFLTNKGLADRIKENMNIAQAEIHKSYYRYTVTVDLEQIGIDEEYEIEIDNTEKARRVHKLLDTIALLYRDIRGRREDLKPLFAIGGVYDIKNPIFQNVLDVKDQRLIVEQIEGVLFENIKKDTYCGLIEGKFENDKEIKERLNPQSMPKLFETLKGKVKDYYEGY